In Elusimicrobiota bacterium, one DNA window encodes the following:
- the pstA gene encoding phosphate ABC transporter permease PstA: MIGSFFIGLTGACCLVIIAMTVLILGNIAYHGWTALSWQFLTHAPEQGMTAGGIFPAIFGTLFLVLLMTLAVIPLGVLTAIYLHEYAPPKSRFVHVLRLAIQNLAGVPAIVFGLFGLGFFISFMGRGIDRFFFPGQLVWGQPAILWAALTMALLTLPTVVVATEEALRAIPEAYREVAYSLGATRVQMIQKIVLPQAIGGILTGGILAISRGAGEVAPILFTGAAYYLPYLPRKLNDQFMEMGYHIYVLATQSPDVEATKPILYATVFVLLALTFSLNFTAVWIRSKIRRKLRASR; this comes from the coding sequence ATGATCGGATCTTTCTTTATCGGCCTGACCGGCGCCTGTTGTCTGGTGATCATCGCGATGACGGTTCTGATCCTCGGCAATATTGCCTATCACGGATGGACGGCACTCAGCTGGCAATTTCTGACACATGCCCCCGAGCAGGGAATGACGGCCGGCGGCATTTTCCCCGCGATTTTCGGGACGTTATTTCTGGTTCTCCTGATGACGCTGGCGGTGATCCCGCTCGGGGTTCTGACCGCCATTTACCTCCACGAATATGCCCCACCCAAGTCGCGCTTCGTTCATGTCTTGCGCCTGGCCATCCAGAATCTGGCTGGGGTACCGGCGATCGTGTTCGGCCTCTTCGGTCTGGGTTTCTTTATCAGCTTTATGGGCCGGGGGATCGACCGCTTCTTTTTTCCAGGGCAACTTGTCTGGGGACAACCCGCCATCCTCTGGGCCGCGCTGACGATGGCGCTGCTGACACTGCCGACGGTGGTTGTGGCCACGGAAGAGGCCTTGAGGGCGATCCCGGAGGCCTACCGGGAAGTGGCCTATTCCCTCGGGGCCACCCGGGTCCAGATGATCCAGAAGATCGTGCTTCCGCAAGCCATCGGAGGGATTCTCACCGGAGGGATACTGGCCATCAGCCGGGGAGCCGGCGAAGTGGCTCCCATCCTGTTTACGGGCGCGGCGTACTACCTTCCCTATCTTCCCCGGAAGTTGAACGACCAGTTCATGGAAATGGGCTATCACATTTACGTCCTGGCGACTCAGTCGCCAGACGTCGAAGCCACAAAACCCATTCTGTATGCCACGGTCTTTGTTCTCCTGGCACTCACCTTTTCTCTGAATTTCACCGCGGTCTGGATCCGTTCTAAGATCCGGCGAAAACTGAGGGCATCCCGGTGA
- a CDS encoding phosphate ABC transporter ATP-binding protein codes for MTTPLLQIRQLAVHFNGAPILQPLSLDLQAGEILAVIGPANSGKTTFLRALNRMADLDRELRVTGEVHLNGKPVFGPDADVVDIRRRIGIVFSVPIPLPMSIYDNLVFGLKLHGITESKEIRKRVEESLQASYLWEEVKDRLDLQAVNLSGGQQQRLCLARTLMVQPEVLLLDEPCSGLDPISTAKIEEALSELKKQIGVILVTNNVKQASRVSDRTLFLLMGEQVEVGPTTVLFTTPRDERTEAYITGRFG; via the coding sequence GTGACGACTCCTCTGTTACAAATCCGGCAGCTCGCCGTGCACTTCAACGGAGCGCCGATCCTTCAGCCCCTGTCCCTGGATTTGCAGGCGGGTGAGATCCTGGCCGTGATCGGTCCAGCCAACAGCGGCAAAACAACGTTCTTGAGGGCGCTCAACCGCATGGCCGACCTGGACCGGGAGCTCCGTGTCACGGGCGAGGTGCACTTGAACGGGAAGCCGGTCTTCGGACCCGATGCGGACGTGGTGGATATTCGCCGGCGAATCGGCATTGTGTTTTCGGTTCCTATTCCCTTGCCGATGTCGATTTACGACAACCTCGTCTTCGGACTCAAACTCCACGGCATCACAGAATCGAAGGAGATCCGGAAACGTGTTGAGGAGAGTCTGCAAGCCTCTTACCTCTGGGAAGAGGTGAAAGACCGGCTCGATCTGCAGGCGGTCAACCTTTCCGGCGGCCAGCAGCAGCGCCTGTGTCTGGCGCGCACGCTGATGGTTCAGCCCGAAGTCCTGCTGCTGGACGAACCCTGCTCAGGGCTGGACCCTATTTCAACGGCTAAAATTGAAGAAGCCCTCTCCGAGCTTAAAAAACAAATCGGGGTGATTCTCGTCACCAACAATGTGAAGCAAGCCTCCCGCGTCTCCGACCGGACCCTGTTCCTCCTGATGGGAGAACAGGTGGAAGTAGGGCCGACGACTGTTCTTTTCACCACCCCGCGCGATGAGCGGACAGAAGCCTACATTACGGGGAGGTTCGGATGA
- the pstC gene encoding phosphate ABC transporter permease subunit PstC, producing MAKRSGRRRWEALVEGVIYLSALTAIVALFLIFVFIGKEALPILTSPEIQEEANLSKLFLLQDGRFSWQPVSVIPKYSLLPLFVGTLKATAVAMLFAIPLALGAALFSSEFAPSWMKELIKPVIELLAGIPSVVLGFFALMVMATYVQEAFGMVYRLNAINAGIALGLAVIPIVYTVADDALTAVPRSYREASIAMGASSWQTAARVVFPAALPGILAACVLGFGRAIGETMIVLMASGNAPVYSLALDKPIRTLSATVAAELGEVVVGSAHYHVLFFVGICLFIFTFVLNLFGHWFVNRLQQKVLGSK from the coding sequence ATGGCTAAGCGGTCAGGTCGCCGGAGATGGGAAGCCCTCGTCGAGGGTGTCATCTACCTCAGCGCCCTGACCGCCATCGTGGCTCTTTTCCTGATCTTTGTTTTTATCGGCAAGGAAGCACTCCCCATCCTGACGTCACCGGAGATCCAGGAAGAAGCCAACCTTTCCAAGCTTTTCCTGCTCCAGGACGGACGGTTTTCATGGCAACCCGTCTCTGTGATTCCAAAATATTCACTGCTACCCCTCTTTGTCGGGACCCTCAAGGCCACGGCCGTGGCGATGCTTTTTGCGATCCCCCTGGCTTTAGGCGCAGCGCTTTTCAGCTCGGAATTCGCCCCCTCCTGGATGAAGGAGCTGATCAAGCCGGTGATCGAGCTCTTGGCCGGGATCCCATCGGTGGTGCTTGGATTTTTCGCGCTGATGGTCATGGCGACCTACGTCCAGGAGGCTTTTGGCATGGTCTACCGGTTGAATGCGATCAACGCCGGGATCGCTCTGGGACTGGCTGTCATTCCAATCGTCTATACCGTCGCTGACGACGCTCTAACGGCCGTGCCGCGAAGCTACCGCGAAGCCTCTATCGCCATGGGAGCATCCTCCTGGCAAACAGCCGCCCGGGTGGTTTTCCCAGCGGCTCTTCCGGGAATCCTGGCCGCTTGCGTGCTGGGGTTCGGGCGCGCGATCGGGGAAACAATGATCGTTCTCATGGCATCCGGAAACGCGCCGGTTTACAGCTTGGCGCTGGACAAACCGATTCGGACGCTTTCCGCTACGGTGGCGGCTGAACTGGGAGAAGTGGTTGTGGGAAGCGCCCACTATCATGTCCTTTTCTTTGTGGGGATATGCCTGTTCATTTTCACCTTTGTTTTAAATCTTTTCGGACATTGGTTTGTGAACCGCCTGCAGCAGAAAGTGCTGGGGTCCAAATGA